Genomic window (Streptobacillus felis):
TGCAGTAATTGCTTCTGTATTACCTTGTATTATAGCAATTTCATTAATAGCTTTTAGTTATAATAAATTGATAGATAATGTATATGTTCAAAAAGTTTTAAAAGGTATAAGTGGTGCAATAATTGCTATGTTATTTTTTACTGTATATAATATGTTTGTAAAACAATTTGAAAATGAAAAAAAATATTTTTATTTATCTATTAATATTTTAGTATTGTTACTTTCTTTAATATTTAAATTAAAACTTTCATATATATTAATAATATGTTCAATATTAGGGTTATATAAGAAATAGGAAGGAGAAATGATGCTTTTAAAACTATATATAGCATTTTTTCAAATAGGTATGTTTGCCTTTGGTGGAGGATATGTAATATTACCTTTAATAGAAGAGTTTATAGTTAATAAATATACTTGGGTTAGTAGTTCAACTTTATTAGATATCATTTCTATTTCTCAAGTAACACCAGGACCTATAGCTATAAATGCTGCAACTTTTATAGGTATGAATAATTATGGAGTTATAGGAAGTATTGTAGCAACTATAGGAGTAATTAGTCCTCAAATAATTTTACTTACAATATTTATTAAATATATAGGTTTTGAAAATAAAATTATGATGAAGATTATAGATGGTATTAAGCCAGCAACAATTTCATTAATATTTATTGCTACTTTAAATATAATGAAGAAAAGTATGTTTGTTAATTTTGCAAATTCATATAAAATAGAATACGTATCATTGGTATGTTTTTTTGTTGCAATAATACTAATGAAGTTTAAGTTTAAGATGAGAAATATTATTTTTATTTGTGCATTGATATCTATTATAATATAGGAAAATCAAGCTTTTTGAATAAAAAAAATAAAAATATAAAAAAAATCAAAAAAAATGCTTGACTTATTTTTATGGTTATGGTATTATAATCCTTGTCAGTAGATGACAGCAAAAAACTAAAATGATTTGGGCCCTTCGTCTAGTGGTCAGGACATTAGGTTTTCATCCTAAAAACAGGAGTTCGATTCTCCTAGGGCCTACCAAATTAATTTAGTAAATGGTCGCATAGCTCAGTTGGGAGAGCACCTGCCTTACAAGCAGGGGGTCACTGGTTCGAGCCCAGTTGTGACCACCATTTATGGAGGTGTAGCTCAGTTGGTTAGAGTGCTTGCCTGTCACGCAAGATGTCGCGAGTTCGAGTCTCGTCACTTCCGCCATTTTTTTTTTGAAAACAATTTATATATTTGCCGCTTTAGCTCATTAGGTAGAGCAGCTGACTTGTAATCAGCAGGTGATTGGTTCGAATCCGATAAGCGGCACCATCGTGGCGAGATACCCGAGTGGCCAAAGGGAGCAGACTGTAAATCTGCCGGCTCAGCCTTCGAAGGTTCGAATCCTTCTCTCGCCACCATTTTTTTATATTTTAGGAGGAAAGATGGTTAGAAAATTAAAAGGTGCACATTCAGGTGCTGCAGGTAACCAATCAGACATAATTAAGAAAGCACAAGCTATGCAAGAAAGAATGCTTCAAATTCAAGAAGGATTAAAAGATTTATTCGTTGAAGAAACAGTTGCTGGGGGATTAGTAACAGTTAAAGCAAATGGACAAAAAGACATAGTTGAAATAAAAATATCTCAAGATATCATAAATGATGCAGCAGAAGAAAAAACCCCAGAAGAGTTATCAGCATTAGTTTTATCAGCAGTAAATGGAGCTATGAAAAAAGCAGAAGAATTAGCTGAAAGAGAAATGAGTGTTGTTACTGGTGGAGTAAGCATCCCAGGATTATTTTAAAAAATAAGTTAATATATTCAGACTCAAGATTTATCTTGGGTCTTTTTTTCTTGTAAAGTGTAGTTAATTATGTTAAAATATATTACTAGAGGAGGAAAAATGAAGAAAAAAAATATTAAAATAAAAGACAATGAAATTATAGAAAAAGTAGATGAAAAAGAAGCTTTTAAAACTAAATTAGTATTGATTATT
Coding sequences:
- a CDS encoding chromate transporter — encoded protein: MEKKIGYLELFTSLFIINTITFGGGYTIIPIIKDEFVNKHKAINEDEMLKIVTLAQSIPGVMTISTSFLVGQYTLGFLGAIIAVIASVLPCIIAISLIAFSYNKLIDNVYVQKVLKGISGAIIAMLFFTVYNMFVKQFENEKKYFYLSINILVLLLSLIFKLKLSYILIICSILGLYKK
- a CDS encoding chromate transporter; the protein is MMLLKLYIAFFQIGMFAFGGGYVILPLIEEFIVNKYTWVSSSTLLDIISISQVTPGPIAINAATFIGMNNYGVIGSIVATIGVISPQIILLTIFIKYIGFENKIMMKIIDGIKPATISLIFIATLNIMKKSMFVNFANSYKIEYVSLVCFFVAIILMKFKFKMRNIIFICALISIII
- a CDS encoding YbaB/EbfC family nucleoid-associated protein — translated: MVRKLKGAHSGAAGNQSDIIKKAQAMQERMLQIQEGLKDLFVEETVAGGLVTVKANGQKDIVEIKISQDIINDAAEEKTPEELSALVLSAVNGAMKKAEELAEREMSVVTGGVSIPGLF